A genomic region of Anas acuta chromosome 1, bAnaAcu1.1, whole genome shotgun sequence contains the following coding sequences:
- the LOC137865744 gene encoding homeobox protein NANOG-like, translating into MCAQLALPPYQAYPGGSGMGYLEFCWSSAGDTGHVPVSAGPAAAASASPSPEAGEHRQTTEISPASSSSGNFSQFMPDSATSPHSASSSPQPTAKPQKGREDVMGTVKKGKSRTAFSEEQLQTLHQRFQAQKYLSPHQIRELAVALGLTYQQVKTWFQNRRMKLKRCQKHILWTARAQCLTQNSFQPSTYLDMHPKFHQGYPINAASNIQTVSSPRQHYGAGQNAYAIVTSEDGGVFGKGGGTCSVQQTVGFIAQHKVDFYHSCPGSVEYPGTKTGDGCNFHHSAPMGASFPTTAGYHLYHS; encoded by the exons ATGTGTGCTCAGCTGGCTCTGCCCCCCTACCAGGCTTACCCCGGCGGGTCCGGCATGGGGTACCTGGAGTtctgctggagctcagcaggGGACACAGGACATGTCCCCGTCTCGGccgggccagcagcagcagccagtgccAGTCCATCTCCGGAGGCAGGAGAACACAGGCAGACAACAG aaattTCCCCGGCTTCCTCCAGTTCTGGGAATTTCAGCCAGTTCATGCCAGACTCAGCCACCAGTCCACATTCAGCATCCTCATCCCCACAACCTACTGCTAAGCCtcagaaaggcagagaagatGTCATGGGGACAGTCAAGAAGGGCAAGAGCCGCACAGCCTTCTCTGAGGAGCAGCTGCAAACCCTGCACCAGCGGTTCCAGGCCCAGAAGTACCTCAGCCCCCATCAGATCCGGGAGCTGGCAGTGGCCCTGGGGCTCACCTACCAGCAG GTGAAGACTTGGTTCCAGAACAGGAGGATGAAGCTGAAAAGGTGCCAGAAGCATATCCTGTGGACTGCTCGGGCTCAGTGCCTCACGCAA aacaGCTTCCAGCCAAGTACTTACCTGGATATGCACCCCAAATTCCACCAGGGCTACCCGATCAATGCAGCCAGCAACATCCAAACAGTGTCTTCTCCCCGCCAGCACTACGGAGCAGGGCAGAACGCTTACGCGATTGTGACCAGCGAGGATGGAGGAGTCTTTGGCAAAGGTGGGGGCACCTGCAGCGTCCAGCAGACGGTGGGCTTCATTGCCCAGCACAAAGTAGACTTTTATCACAGCTGTCCTGGCAGCGTGGAATATCCGGGCACAAAGACAGGTGATGGCTGTAACTTTCACCACTCAGCGCCCATGGGGGCATCATTCCCAACCACTGCTGGCTACCATCTCTATCATTCCTAA